Proteins from a single region of Theileria parva strain Muguga chromosome 1, complete sequence, whole genome shotgun sequence:
- a CDS encoding Leucine-rich repeat family protein, whose amino-acid sequence MKLSPDIISRGYHLLCPTGDRTLSLRGLRISVIANLGTTNDDYDSIDLSNNDIIKLENFPLLTRLKTLIVAGNRISKIANDISESLPNLTSLVLTNNSITSVSQLEPLFNCIPHIF is encoded by the exons atgaAATTGAGCCCTGATATAATTTCAAGGGGGTACCATCTTTTATGTCCCACAGGAGATCGCACTTTATCTTTGAGGG GTTTAAGAATCTCCGTAATTGCTAACCTCGGAACCACAAATGACGATTATGATTCTATAGATCTTTCAAACAatgatataataaagttagAAAATTTCCCGCTACTAACTAGGCTTAAAACTTTG attGTTGCCGGAAATCGCATTTCCAAAATCGCTAATGATATTTCAGAATCCCTTCCAAACTTAACTTCTTTGGTTTTAACCAATAATTCC ATTACAAGCGTTTCACAACTTGAGCCACTCTTCAACTGTATTCCACACATTTtctaa
- a CDS encoding GCC2 and GCC3 family protein has product MDFYTVAFMSEKHTLLVVSEHTTGRIILFKTVNDELSGYKVMYSRGLISKITLDSNNKMIYISSWRSNLGAIEQFVQNKPINSYVNLSFYYNVLDKYQSGDEINLMPTKKGDYFEFFYEKKDPKTRKGHSATLQQLGLSNDFKTGVITGKINVTGRYTITIYGGNLLKHVSTTFTIFASCAPGHQFNKALRKCEQCPVGTYRNDENEDFCIPCSLKKPNSTTKQLGSRHFWECLCRPGYYFKGGNCVLCEPGTFKDDIGDTPCPGTCGNNVTSEVVGAKSLEELHCYCEPKFYNIKNVGSPEETIPLDLLNSVGMGSKFGMKYEEIEVASPICAPCDIGYFCLGGDSPPNLCGLGKSTIDRFSSSEADCECDKGYGYTFSGCEPCSQFGYKDTVGNIPCTYCHAHSNKNEARPLNQNSDLFRFNLECAVSNEDDLGIYQLFSNHLEKFQNETSNTVLVTNELGSTSVKDCRFCISGYYFNINAKDCYKCPYNSYCPGFDNQPRRCGLNSILNQDKALSAIDCTCPMRYGNIYMYRNPINLSVDCHQCKVGFFQHLESSDISCLPCPDNTTTLSVGSKSILSCIPEKGYFIKVLLTVEHSLLVEDDNHTESESFESKYIKERTDSNELKVKCVMAKKNSISSRHSTTVLRETETACSKECLRNIYCTGYSFGEDGYYLNKKSTPYTTNQVRLYDGTRFINVEFKRCKLYFFDLQIKDNYEESETIKLCEVVYNFPFKAVLCPLNSFCTGTRIPTPCHENSVTLEIGSNTVESCLCKAGYEPSKLVKNQCIPCSIGWYKEEIGNFSCLRCPDKFKTYKMGSKHASDCACTQGYYAVVENSENMPIATKYIVTGKSIYKSDKEVMIELDLKIDDYNRINFVSDSAYKLSLTDSLFLVPSEINGSENNNSRKIKCEKCLTDHYCPGGWFGDVDSDANSESKISELKYKIHNISYKCPFGSGIPPQSTNPSSLSQCLCLPGYMPEGKDFQEQKINFKGLDQYFTSVLADVVKRTYSNRCIPCEPGMFKEGQENSPCSGRCMEYATTYGGSVSKSQCFCQYGRYMRVKKPKNTGDEYHISNNSENEVDGYKNLKCSKCMEGAKCPGGLDIEIVKLLKKDYKFDSIKLSDHVMPKPKQGYYPAYPAYNNIENSSKIWDPSKQNVSIVERVYTEFVEFHPCNLEFRCGSQFPGYCSRGSDGYLCGRCIRNYDNSHFRTDCTECNSILNEIWLYLSLKALIYSMVLILAIFLFYNQVVCFVLIKIFIEFYFTMLPYGIISVFTNSSIKRFVPVLNSVFAYPLRSFAYLRIGCIFKNTDYIILWYVQRITSILIPAIDSIILFPICLIFLKLVGIIFKNSSNASDIDAFGRDYIIRDNYKVLFFRILAICYFIQMHFIWIELLQMVWCVKVRYKRQPCVSVLLHMPVELCAMKNFRFVVFITAAISIVVLSFCCFCCYISIHKFDRIGEMFGFGYRRGFKEWDSVVLLRRFIISIICTIQIGIISPAESGRLRIVSSMMLSCLFAVLNFTLYPFNLRSDNLFNKMQMLGICVNILTACIIQGSFSYDFNFGSLAPIFLFGGYCLIILWYIIVEISKSTAIRGDPEDYGGGSFGRFFRRIVEFFTLWHTNAEITLNLKKKCITVEPPFELLKGRFVKYRSVNASLSISSRNAVSLSIRESLNRLILEKRRTFVPSWWLEFVVNYTMLRYDSYKRGVADYTRIEDIVITPWLISKFTLEPFQEDLIDCIEEYDPERPNLLKEVIHKYNQAKSFVFGRLKSCGEVKETKFDKMVEMIHTKRILEERLEKLNLKLEKLKKNAEQGEKVVEYVRKIQRGVKKILDTNLTNEEILRRIEEHNKNLTNKK; this is encoded by the exons ATGGATTTTTATACTGTTGCGTTCATGTCGGAAAAGCATACTTTATTGGTTGTCTCTGAACACACGACTGGTAGGATAATACTGTTCAAAACTGTGAATGATGAGCTTTCTGGATACAAGGTGATGTATTCTAGAGGattaatttcaaaaatCACACTTGATTCAAACAACAAAATGATTTATATTTCATCTTGGAGGAGCAATTTAGGTGCAATAGAGCAATTTGTACAAAATAAGCCCATTAATTCATATGTAAATTTGAGTTTTTACTACAATGTTTTGGATAAATATCAGAGTGGagatgaaattaatttaatgcCAACCAAAAAGGGAGATTATTTTGAGTTTTTCTATGAAAAAAAGGACCCAAAAACTCGTAAGGGTCATAGCGCAACTCTACAACAGTTAGGATTATCAAACGATTTTAAAACTGGGGTAATAACTGGGAAAATAAATGTGACTGGGAGATATACGATAACAATATATGGAGGAAACTTACTCAAACATGTCTCAACAACTTTCACAATATTTGCATCATGTGCCCCTGGACATCAATTTAATAAAGCACTGAGAAAATGCGAACAATGCCCTGTTGGAACATATAgaaatgatgaaaatgagGACTTTTGTATTCCTTGCTCCTTAAAAAAACCAAATTCTACCACTAAACAATTGGGTTCAAGGCACTTTTGGGAATGTTTGTGTAGACCAggatattattttaaaggtGGAAATTGTGTGTTATGTGAGCCCGGAACATTTAAAGATGATATTGGTGATACTCCTTGCCCAGGTACTTGTGGAAATAACGTAACATCAGAAGTGGTTGGAGCAAAATCACTCGAAGAATTACACTGCTACTGTGAACCgaaattttacaatataaAGAATGTAGGCTCACCTGAGGAAACAATTCCTTTGGATTTGCTAAATTCAGTAGGAATGGGCTCAAAATTTGGAATGAAGTACGAAGAAATTGAAGTTGCAAGTCCAATTTGTGCACCTTGTGATATTGGATATTTCTGTCTCGGGGGAGATTCCCCTCCTAACTTATGTGGATTAGGGAAAAGCACAATCGATCGATTTAGCTCTAGTGAAGCTGACTGTGAGTGTGACAAAGGATACGGATACACCTTTTCTGGTTGTGAGCCTTGTTCTCAATTCGGGTACAAGGATACTGTGGGTAATATTCCATGCACATATTGCCACGCACATTCAAACAAAAATGAAGCTAGGCCTCTAAATCAGAACTCGGATctttttagatttaatttAGAATGCGCCGTATCCAACGAGGATGATTTAggaatttatcaattattcTCAAACCACTTGGAGAAATTTCAAAATGAAACTTCAAATACTGTTTTAGTTACAAATGAACTGGGTTCAACGTCTGTAAAGGATTGCAGATTTTGTATTTCaggttattattttaacatcaACGCTAAAGATTGTTACAAGTGTCCATACAATTCATACTGTCCTGGATTTGACAATCAACCTAGGAGGTGTGGGTTGAACAGTATTTTAAACCAAGATAAAGCTCTTTCTGCAATTGATTGTACTTGTCCAATGAGATACggaaatatttatatgtatCGTAATCCCATCAACCTATCGGTTGATTGTCACCAGTGTAAAGTTGGGTTCTTCCAGCACTTAGAATCAAGTGATATATCATGCCTACCCTGTCCGGATAACACAACAACTCTGTCAGTTGGATCCAAAAGCATTTTATCATGTATCCCAGAAAAaggttattttattaaagttTTGCTCACAGTTGAGCATTCTTTATTGGTGGAAGATGACAACCATACTGAGTCTGAATCTTTTGAAAGCAAATATATCAAAGAAAGGACTGATTCTAATGAACTAAaggtaaaatgtgtaatggCCAAAAAGAACAGCATCAGTTCAAGGCATAGCACTACTGTTTTAAGGGAGACTGAAACGGCCTGTTCTAAGGAATGTTTGCGGAATATATATTGTACAGGTTACTCTTTTGGGGAGGATGGTTATTACcttaataaaaaatcaacACCTTATACAACCAATCAAGTTAGATTGTATGATGGAACCAGATTCATTAATGTAGAATTTAAAaggtgtaaattatattttttcgACCTTCAAATTAAAGATAATTATGAGGAATCTGAAACTATCAAACTTTGTGAAgttgtttataattttccGTTTAAGGCTGTTTTATGTCCACTAAACAGTTTTTGTACTGGTACTAGAATTCCAACCCCGTGCCACGAAAATTCAGTAACGCTTGAAATAGGTTCTAACACCGTTGAGTCATGTCTTTGTAAGGCAGGGTATGAGCCATCGAAACTAGTCAAGAACCAGTGTATTCCTTGTAGCATTGGGTGGTATAAGGAAGAAATTGGCAATTTTTCTTGCTTGAGGTGTCCAGATAAGTTTAAAACTTATAAAATGGGTTCAAAACATGCTTCTGACTGTGCTTGCACTCAGGGCTACTATGCTGTGGTAGAAAACTCTGAAAATATGCCGATTGCAACTAAATACATTGTAACTGGAAAGTCAATTTATAAAAGTGATAAGGAGGTTATGATTGAGCTAGATTTGAAAATTGATGATTACAATAGGATAAATTTTGTGAGTGATTCTGCCTATAAATTATCGTTAACCGATTCTTTATTCTTAGTTCCGTCTGAAATAAATGGCTctgaaaataacaattcTCGTAAAATAAAGTGTGAGAAGTGTTTAACTGACCATTATTGTCCTGGCGGATGGTTTGGAGACGTAGATTCTGATGCCAATAGTGAGTCTAAAATAAGTGaattaaagtataaaattcataatatttCCTACAAGTGCCCTTTTGGTTCTGGTATACCTCCTCAATCCACCAATCCATCTTCATTGTCACAGTGTTTATGTCTACCCGGTTATATGCCAGAGGGAAAAGATTTCCAAGAACAaaagataaattttaaagggTTGGACCAGTACTTTACTTCAGTGTTGGCTGATGTTGTTAAGAGAACATATTCAAATAGATGTATTCCATGTGAGCCTGGGATGTTCAAGGAGGGTCAGGAGAACTCACCTTGTAGTGGAAGATGTATGGAGTATGCCACAACATATGGTGGCTCAGTTTCAAAAAGTCAATGTTTTTGTCAGTATGGTAGATACATGAGGGTGAAAAAACCTAAGAATACAGGAGATGAGTATCATATATCTAATAATTCAGAAAATGAGGTTGATGGGTATAAAAATCTAAAGTGCTCAAAATGTATGGAAGGTGCAAAATGTCCGGGAGGGTTAGACATTGAGATTGTTAAGTTATTAAAGAAGGactataaatttgattcaATTAAGCTGAGTGATCATGTTATGCCTAAGCCGAAGCAGGGTTATTACCCAGCTTATCCTGCttacaataatattgaaaataGTAGCAAAATTTGGGACCCGAGTAAACAGAACGTATCTATAGTAGAGAGAGTATACACTGAATTTGTAGAGTTCCACCCCTGTAATTTAGAGTTCAGATGTGGCTCTCAATTCCCCGGTTACTGTTCCCGTGGTTCTGATGGATACCTTTGTGGCAGATGTATAAGAAATTACGACAATTCCCACTTCAGAACAGACTGCACTGAATGTAACTCTATTCTGAATGAAATTTGGTTGTATTTATCACTAAAAGCATTGATTTATTCAATGGTGTTGATCTTGGCgatttttttattctaCAACCAAGTTGTATGCTTTGTTctcattaaaatatttatagaattttaCTTTACAATGCTTCCCTATGGGATAATTAGTGTATTTACAAACTCGAGCATTAAGAGGTTTGTTCCCGTACTCAACAGTGTATTTGCCTATCCTCTAAGGTCCTTTGCTTATTTGAGAATCGGATGCATATTTAAGAATACagattatattattttatggtACGTTCAGAGGATAActtcaattttaataccGGCTATTGATTCCATTATTCTGTTTCCAATTTgtctaatttttttaaagttggttggaataatttttaaaaacagtTCAAATGCCAGTGATATAGATGCTTTTGGAAGGGATTATATCATTAGGGATAATTATaaagtgttattttttCGAATCTTGGCAATTTGTTACTTTATTCAGATGCACTTTATTTGGATTGAGTTGTTGCAGATGGTTTGGTGTGTAAAAGTGAGATACAAGAGGCAACCTTGTGTTTCAGTTTTATTACACATGCCTGTTGAACTATGTGCTATGAAAAATTTCAGGTTTGTAGTGTTTATCACAGCCGCGATTTCTATTGTAGTTTTATCTTTTTGTTGTTTTTGTTGTTACATTTCAATTCACAAATTTGACAGAATTGGAGAGATGTTTGGTTTTGGTTATCGAAGAGGATTTAAGGAATGGGATTCAGTTGTTCTGTTAAGGAGATTTATAATATCTATTATTTGTACAATTCAGATTGGGATTATTTCACCTGCTGAGTCGGGGCGTTTAAGGATAGTATCGAGTATGATGTTATCCTGTCTATTTGCTGTGCTTAATTTCACCCTTTATCCGTTTAACTTGAGGAGCGATAATctgtttaataaaatgcAAATGTTGGGGATTTGTgttaacattttaacagCTTGTATTATTCAG GGGAGTTTCAGTTATGACTTTAACTTTGGTAGTCTGGCTCCGATTTTTCTATTTGGTGGATATTGTCTAATCATTCTTTGGTACATTATTGTTGAGATATCGAAATCAACTGCAATCAGAGGTGATCCAGAAGATTACGGAGGCGGAAGTTTCGGGAGATTCTTTAGGAGAATTGTTGagttttttacactatGGCACACAAATGCTGAAATAACTCTAAATCTTAAGAAAAAATGTATAACAGTTGAACCGCCTTTTGAGCTTTTGAAGGGCAGGTTTGTGAAATATAGAAGTGTTAATGCCAGTTTGAGTATTAGTAGCAGGAATGCTGTATCTTTATCAATTAGGGAGTCACTAAACAGGCTAATCTTGGAGAAAAGGAGGACGTTTGTTCCAAGCTGGTGGCTAGAGTTTGTAGTAAACTATACCATGTTGAGATATGATTCGTACAAAAGGGGTGTTGCTGATTACACAAGAATTGAGGATATTGTAATAACTCCATGGCTGATAAGCAAATTCACTCTAGAACCGTTCCAGGAGGATTTGATAGACTGCATAGAGGAATATGATCCTGAGAGGCCTAACCTTTTAAAAGAGGTCATTCATAAGTACAATCAGGCGAAGTCTTTTGTTTTCGGCAGGCTTAAATCATGCGGAGAGGTTAAGGAAACGAAATTTGACAAGATGGTTGAAATGATACACACTAAGCGGATTCTAGAGGAAAGACTGGAAAAGTTAAACTTAAAGCTTGAAAAACTAAAGAAAAATGCGGAACAAGGTGAAAAGGTTGTGGAATATGTTAGGAAGATTCAAAGGGGAGTTAAGAAAATATTAGATACAAACCTCACGAATGAAGAGATTCTAAGGAGAATTGAGGaacataataaaaatttaactaaCAAAAAgtaa